In a genomic window of Acidobacteriota bacterium:
- a CDS encoding cation:proton antiporter has product MPSLAFLAALTMLSVAAALTFIRLVKGPTLPDRVIAIDLIGVLLVCLLVLMAGRTGQEAFLDVAMVVALISFVGTVAYARYIEREGS; this is encoded by the coding sequence ATGCCGAGTCTTGCCTTTCTCGCTGCGCTGACGATGCTCTCGGTGGCCGCGGCCCTGACCTTCATCAGGCTGGTCAAGGGACCGACGCTGCCCGACCGGGTCATCGCCATCGACCTCATCGGCGTGCTGCTGGTGTGCCTCCTCGTCCTGATGGCCGGCAGGACGGGGCAGGAGGCCTTCCTCGACGTGGCCATGGTCGTGGCCCTCATCAGCTTCGTCGGAACCGTGGCGTACGCGCGTTACATCGAACGGGAGGGGTCGTGA
- a CDS encoding monovalent cation/H(+) antiporter subunit G, which yields MIEWVSGALFVIGGTLALLAGIGVYRMPDVFTRMQASTKASTLGLGCLLMGVALRNPELSFVVRSASIAAFMLLTTAVSAHVIARAAARSGAPIWRGTVVDERPDPGDRSQHH from the coding sequence GTGATCGAGTGGGTGTCCGGCGCGCTGTTCGTCATCGGCGGGACGCTGGCCCTGCTCGCCGGCATCGGCGTGTACCGCATGCCTGACGTCTTCACGCGCATGCAGGCGTCAACCAAGGCGTCGACGCTCGGCCTCGGCTGCCTCCTGATGGGCGTCGCACTCCGTAACCCGGAGCTTTCCTTTGTCGTCCGCAGCGCGAGCATCGCGGCGTTCATGCTGCTGACGACGGCGGTGTCCGCGCACGTGATCGCGCGAGCGGCGGCCCGCAGTGGCGCACCGATCTGGCGCGGCACCGTCGTGGACGAGCGCCCCGACCCGGGCGACAGGTCGCAGCACCACTGA
- a CDS encoding Uma2 family endonuclease, with protein sequence MSTATRESVPGVVSNDYPQARRLTREEFERAGELGLFGPEERLELIDGIVVRKMTPQNPPHASGIAFVERALRALELAGVHLRIQLPLALGTHAEPEPDIAVVDGDAADYTRDHPASARLVVEVSDTTRQFDRTNKASLYASAGIPEYWILDLPDRALEIMRDPAPRTGEPFGAHYRSVTRHTGTDSVRSLLSNRDIAVAALLPR encoded by the coding sequence ATGTCGACAGCGACGCGGGAGTCGGTGCCGGGGGTGGTTTCGAACGACTACCCGCAGGCTCGCCGGCTGACGCGCGAAGAGTTCGAACGTGCGGGCGAGCTCGGGTTGTTCGGGCCCGAGGAGCGGCTGGAGCTCATCGACGGCATCGTGGTGCGAAAGATGACTCCGCAGAACCCTCCCCATGCGAGCGGGATCGCCTTCGTCGAGCGGGCGCTGCGAGCGCTCGAACTCGCTGGTGTCCACCTGCGCATCCAGCTTCCCCTCGCACTCGGAACGCACGCGGAACCAGAGCCCGACATCGCCGTCGTGGACGGAGACGCAGCGGACTACACGCGCGATCACCCGGCCAGTGCGCGACTCGTCGTAGAGGTGTCCGACACGACCCGACAGTTCGATCGAACGAACAAGGCCAGTCTCTATGCCAGTGCCGGGATCCCCGAGTACTGGATCCTGGACCTGCCCGATCGCGCCCTCGAAATCATGCGCGACCCGGCGCCGAGGACTGGTGAGCCGTTCGGCGCGCACTACCGCAGCGTCACGCGTCACACCGGAACCGACAGCGTTCGGTCGCTGCTCTCGAATCGCGACATCGCCGTCGCGGCGCTTCTTCCTCGCTGA